A single window of Granulicella mallensis MP5ACTX8 DNA harbors:
- a CDS encoding carboxypeptidase regulatory-like domain-containing protein — translation MMVGVGLLTVLPAAVQGQDSQHGRKYKPPPPIAHIVVTVEKGFNSKPLINAAVVFRSSKDGKDNGNLEVKTDSEGRATMDLIEVGSHVTVQVIANGFATQAQEFDATMDDKEILIKMQRPRAQVSDYVDNDGKPAQRPAGTQEHVVAPPATNPPATTTPPTESPK, via the coding sequence ATGATGGTTGGTGTGGGATTGCTGACGGTTTTACCGGCGGCTGTCCAGGGACAGGACTCCCAGCACGGCCGCAAGTACAAACCGCCACCACCGATCGCGCACATCGTTGTGACGGTCGAAAAGGGCTTCAACAGCAAGCCCCTGATCAATGCGGCGGTGGTCTTCCGCTCCTCGAAGGACGGCAAGGACAACGGAAATCTTGAGGTCAAGACGGACTCTGAAGGCCGTGCCACGATGGATCTGATCGAGGTTGGGAGCCATGTGACGGTGCAGGTGATCGCGAACGGTTTTGCGACCCAGGCGCAGGAGTTCGATGCGACGATGGACGACAAAGAGATCCTCATCAAGATGCAGCGGCCCCGTGCGCAGGTATCGGATTACGTGGATAACGATGGCAAGCCCGCGCAACGGCCGGCTGGAACCCAGGAGCATGTAGTGGCTCCGCCGGCAACCAATCCTCCGGCCACGACGACGCCTCCCACGGAATCGCCGAAGTGA
- the groL gene encoding chaperonin GroEL (60 kDa chaperone family; promotes refolding of misfolded polypeptides especially under stressful conditions; forms two stacked rings of heptamers to form a barrel-shaped 14mer; ends can be capped by GroES; misfolded proteins enter the barrel where they are refolded when GroES binds) — protein sequence MAKQILHGEDSRQAILRGVNTLANAVKVTLGPKGRNVVIEKKFGSPTITKDGVTVAKEIELPEGLENMGAQMVKEVASKTSDVAGDGTTTATVLAQAIYREGVKTVAAGANPMALKRGIDKAVEAIIGKRDEHGVVIGGALSELSKPVSGDMIAQVGTISANSDEQIGTIIAAAMKKVGKDGVITVEESRTMETQLDVVEGMQFDRGYLSPYFVTDAERMEAALENPYILIYEKKISTMKDLLPLLEQIARTAKPLLIIAEDVDGEALATLVVNKLRGTLNVAAVKAPGFGDRRKAMLEDIAVLTGGKAITEDLGIKLEGVKIEDLGTAKRITIDKDNTTIVDGGGEDSKIEGRVKEIRAQVEKTTSDYDREKLQERLAKLVGGVAVIKVGAATETEMKEKKARVEDAMHATRAAVEEGIVPGGGVALVRCAKAVDALIAKLEGDEKVGAQIIRRAIEEPLRMIVHNAGEEGAVVIGKIHESKDPNFGYNAGTGAYEDLVKAGVIDPTKVTRTALQNAASISGLMLTTEAMIAEIPEKKEAAGGGHNHGGGGMDGMY from the coding sequence ATGGCAAAGCAGATTCTGCATGGAGAAGATTCGCGTCAGGCGATCCTGCGTGGTGTTAACACGCTCGCCAACGCAGTGAAGGTGACGCTCGGTCCCAAGGGCCGCAACGTCGTCATCGAGAAGAAGTTCGGTTCCCCCACCATCACCAAGGACGGCGTCACCGTTGCCAAGGAGATCGAGCTGCCCGAGGGCCTCGAGAACATGGGCGCGCAGATGGTGAAGGAAGTCGCTTCGAAGACCTCCGACGTTGCCGGCGACGGCACCACCACCGCCACCGTTCTGGCCCAGGCCATCTACCGCGAGGGCGTCAAGACTGTCGCCGCCGGTGCAAACCCGATGGCGCTGAAGCGCGGCATCGACAAGGCTGTTGAGGCCATCATCGGCAAGCGCGACGAGCACGGCGTTGTCATCGGCGGCGCTCTCAGCGAGCTCTCCAAGCCCGTCTCGGGCGACATGATCGCCCAGGTCGGTACCATCTCGGCCAACTCGGACGAGCAGATCGGCACCATCATCGCCGCGGCGATGAAGAAGGTCGGCAAGGACGGCGTCATCACCGTCGAAGAGTCGCGCACGATGGAAACGCAGCTCGACGTCGTCGAAGGCATGCAGTTCGATCGCGGCTACCTCTCGCCCTACTTCGTCACCGACGCAGAGCGCATGGAAGCAGCCCTCGAGAACCCCTACATCCTCATCTATGAGAAGAAGATCTCCACGATGAAGGACCTGCTCCCCCTGCTCGAGCAGATCGCTCGCACCGCCAAGCCGCTGCTCATCATCGCAGAGGACGTGGACGGCGAGGCTCTCGCAACTCTCGTGGTCAACAAGCTGCGTGGAACCCTGAATGTCGCTGCCGTCAAGGCTCCCGGCTTCGGCGACCGCCGCAAGGCCATGCTCGAGGACATCGCTGTCCTGACGGGCGGCAAGGCGATCACTGAAGACCTCGGCATCAAGCTCGAGGGCGTCAAGATCGAAGACCTCGGCACCGCCAAGCGCATCACCATCGACAAGGACAACACCACCATCGTCGACGGCGGCGGTGAGGACTCCAAGATCGAAGGCCGCGTCAAGGAGATCCGCGCTCAGGTCGAGAAGACCACCTCCGACTACGACCGTGAGAAGCTCCAGGAGCGCCTCGCCAAGCTGGTTGGCGGCGTTGCAGTCATCAAGGTCGGTGCAGCTACCGAGACCGAGATGAAGGAGAAGAAGGCCCGTGTCGAAGACGCGATGCATGCAACTCGTGCAGCCGTCGAAGAAGGCATCGTCCCGGGCGGCGGCGTGGCTCTGGTGCGTTGCGCCAAGGCTGTCGACGCTCTCATCGCGAAGCTCGAGGGTGACGAGAAGGTCGGCGCGCAGATCATTCGCCGCGCCATCGAAGAGCCGTTGCGCATGATCGTCCACAACGCGGGCGAAGAGGGTGCGGTCGTCATCGGCAAGATCCACGAATCGAAGGACCCGAACTTCGGCTATAACGCCGGAACCGGCGCCTACGAGGACCTGGTCAAGGCCGGCGTCATCGATCCGACCAAGGTTACGCGCACTGCCCTGCAGAACGCCGCGTCGATCTCAGGCCTGATGCTCACCACCGAAGCCATGATCGCCGAGATTCCCGAGAAGAAGGAAGCAGCGGGCGGCGGACACAACCACGGCGGCGGCGGCATGGACGGCATGTACTAA
- a CDS encoding co-chaperone GroES: MAATSFTPLHDRILVRRLEEGESIRGGIIIPDSAKEKPQQGEVVSVGKGKSNDEGKVFPLDVKAGDTILFGKYSGTEIKLDGEEFLIMREEEVLGILKK, from the coding sequence ATGGCAGCTACTTCGTTTACGCCGTTGCATGACCGCATCCTGGTTCGTCGTCTGGAAGAGGGCGAGAGCATCCGCGGCGGCATCATCATTCCCGATTCGGCCAAGGAAAAGCCCCAGCAGGGTGAGGTTGTCTCGGTTGGCAAGGGCAAGTCCAACGATGAAGGCAAGGTCTTCCCGCTCGACGTCAAGGCTGGCGACACCATCCTCTTCGGTAAGTACTCCGGCACCGAGATCAAGCTCGATGGTGAAGAGTTCCTCATCATGCGCGAAGAAGAAGTCCTCGGCATCCTCAAGAAGTAA
- a CDS encoding SDR family NAD(P)-dependent oxidoreductase: MEGAKPLAGKRALVTGGARRIGRALALALAKAGANVAITYRGSTEEAEQTVSDLRELGVEAFAIACDVREEASVVSAVAQVVERLGGLDLLVNNAGAFETAALEEISVEQWDAMFETNTRGPFLVARSAHAALKAAQGRIVNIGSLGGIHPWATHAHYCTSKAALHMLSHTMAKAWAPQISVNCVAPGMIVTSEKVDAAYEHFAAKTPMQRNGKPEDVAAAVLFFATCPSFITGQLLAVDGGLGL, translated from the coding sequence ATGGAGGGAGCTAAGCCTCTTGCCGGCAAGCGGGCACTCGTAACCGGCGGTGCACGGCGAATCGGACGCGCGCTGGCCCTGGCCTTGGCCAAGGCGGGCGCGAATGTCGCCATTACCTATCGCGGCTCGACGGAAGAGGCTGAGCAGACGGTATCGGACCTGCGCGAACTTGGCGTCGAAGCGTTTGCCATTGCATGCGACGTGCGGGAAGAAGCGAGCGTTGTGAGCGCTGTGGCCCAGGTCGTTGAACGACTGGGAGGCCTCGATCTCCTGGTGAATAACGCGGGCGCTTTTGAGACGGCGGCACTCGAAGAGATCTCTGTCGAGCAGTGGGATGCCATGTTCGAGACCAATACTCGCGGACCGTTCCTGGTTGCGAGATCGGCTCATGCGGCGTTGAAGGCGGCGCAGGGCCGGATCGTCAATATCGGGTCGCTGGGAGGGATTCATCCCTGGGCTACGCATGCGCACTACTGTACCTCGAAGGCGGCGCTGCATATGCTATCGCACACCATGGCCAAGGCGTGGGCGCCGCAGATCAGCGTGAACTGTGTGGCTCCGGGGATGATCGTGACCTCGGAGAAGGTCGATGCGGCCTATGAACACTTCGCGGCGAAGACGCCTATGCAGCGTAATGGGAAGCCCGAGGACGTTGCGGCAGCGGTATTGTTCTTTGCGACCTG